cgagctgacaaggtacaaatctgtcgttctgcccctgaacaggcagttaacctactgttcctaggccgtcactgaaaataagaatttgttcttaactgacctgcctagtaaaataaaataaaaaaacagtggTGGGGTCAAACTGttgaacccagttcctacatttcaatataaaaataaaaacatttcaaacaaaactacactacattttatctctgggaccttCAGGGGTGAATCTATCAACCCATTTGCAttataaaagtgttttgttgttgtgcactatcctcaaacaatagcatgatcTTTTTTTGGCTGTAATAGCTACTATAAAATGGACACTGCAGTTGGAtgaacaagaatgtaagctttctgcccatataagacatgtctatgtcccggaAAGATGCTGTTGTTTACAATGTTTTATAGTCACATTATTGCATATTGAGCAACAGCTGCcccggtttagggacaccgatGTCATAGAGGTTAATAACAAAAAAAGGCCCTTTGGTTGACTTTGATCAAATTTTCATTTATTTTGCTTATGATAGGACAGGAGGTTGAGGACTGGCAAAGCACATCATTCTGCTCTGTATCAACAAAAGCCAGAGAGTCCATCACTGTTACCATACGAGCATCGCCTGAGCCCCGAGGTCTACTTTCCCAGTCTAAACAAATCAGCAAAGACCCAACACCAACTGGTCCAAAAACCCCAATCACGCTAATGTGATTTCAGGGTCAGAAGACCACAGTAGATACACCACAGTAGATACACAACAGTCAAACAATGCTAGCAATAACGGGTAGGGGTACAGTACAGGATTTATAATAGGATTGCATTAGGAGAGGATGAGGGGGTCTCAGTTGACCTTCAGGGGATCTCGGTGACCCGTCTCAGGGAGCCGATGGTGGGGCTGGAGCTTCCCCACTCGCTGTGCCTCCTGTACTCGCCAGGACGAAGGAAGTACTGACGACCCCTGTAGTGGGGGTGCTCGTGGAGGATCCAGTAACCCTCTATGACGTTGGCGGAGGAGATGTCTCGGCTGTGGAAGCGCTCGTGAAGGTCGGGGCAGTCCTCCATCACCTCCATGTTCTGACCACCGAAGTCAGAGCGCTCGTAGATATTCATCCTATAGTTTCCATGATACTGGGAAAGAAGAAGACAGACGAAATGGAGAATGGATATAGTTAATGATActgttgacttgacaaacaataTATAGATGGTAATGTAAATGTTCCATAATGAGAATGAAACAACTTCAACCATGAAATTTGTGAAGAAAAAATGCACCATGTGTTTTAAAACAAGGTGTTCaaaatagggtggcatttgtgaATCTATTTGTCATAGCCTCAGCCAAATGTCAGTAAGATTCTCGGCCAAAGCAATGATGAAGTAAATGCTAAGATAGGAAAAATCTGTAGACACTGCGGCCCTCAACTCAAGGGACTGAAAACTATGTAGGACTGAGGACACCTGATGTAGTACACTCACAGGGGGCACCATACGGCAGGAGCGGATGCAGTCGTTGAAGCCAGCCCATCGCTGGTAGTCAGGGTACTCGCCCTTGTTCAGCATGTATTGGTAGCCAGTGTAGTTGGGCTTCTCGTAGGCCACCCAACAGCCACTGTCCACCTTTATGGAGTTACAGCGGCTGAAGTGGTTGTGCATCTCAGCACAGTCGCTGCTGCACTCATAGTGCCGGCCCTGGAAGTTCTTGTCCTCGTAGAAGATTAtctagaagagagagatggaaacttCAAATCAAAATGATACACACATATTGAGGAAATGTTTTACAACATATCACAGAATAAAAACAGAATTCCATTTTCATTCAAATGATTTTTATCATTAACTCTATTCCAATATACACCATTTATGATGTATAATTGAAATAAAACAAGCTTATCATCATAATATATATGTTTAGTACAAGTGACTAAGAAGAGAGTGTTATTGGACCGATAATAAATTATCCACTTCTCATTTTCATATCCCAAAACCCACACATCCTTGAGGCCCCAAGCcctgctgtcacgccctggtcgaagtattttgtgtttatcttcatgtattgggtcaggccagggtgtggcaatcagaggcaggtgtttatcgttgtctctgactgggaaccatatttaggcagccatattctttgagtttgtcgtgggtgattgtcgtTAGTGATTTGTTCCtgttgctgtgttagttgacacaagttataggctgtttcggttttcattacgtttattattttgtagtgtttgtattgattcgtgtttatgtttgttgattaaacatggatcgcaatttACACGCTgtattttggtccgactctctttcacacctagaaaaccgttacataatcacccaccacaaacggaccaagcagcgtgtcaacaggcaggagccacaggagaggcaacagaggcagcagcagcaggagcagcagcagctgcagtgggagaggctgcatcacctggagagatggacatgggaggacgaactggacggtaaaggaccctgggctcagcctggagaatatcgccgccccaaggaagaactggaggcggaaaaagcggagaggcgctggtatgaggaggcagcatggcgacgcggatggaagcctgagagtcagccccaaaaatgtcttgggggggggggtttcagggagagtgtggcagagtcaggagtcagacctgagccaactctccctgtttatcgtgaggagccaaggaggagaccagagccggtgttggaggtgagcgaagcagagactgtgaaggagttaatggggaaattggaggagagagaaatgagggagttgctgtgttggtgctttaaGCATGGAATTTGCCCGACGGAACGTGtcagggatttaatggcacctgggtcagcactccatactcgtcctgaggtgcgtgttagtcggctggtgaagttggtgccagcctcacgcatcaggcctcctgtgcacatccctagccttgcacgtcctgtgccagcactgctctcaagatctccagtacgccttcacggtctagcccatcctgtgccacctccacacaccagtcctccggtagcagctccccgcactaggcttcctgtgcgtgtcctcggttcagtaccaccagtgccagcaccatgcatcaggcctacagtgcgcctcgcctctccagcgctgccggagcctttcgcctctcctgcgctgtcggagcctttttcctctcctgcgctgccagagtctcccatctgttcagcgcagccagagctgccagcctgcatggagcagccagagctgtcagcctgcatggagcagtcagagctgccagtctgtatggagcagccagagctgccagtctacatggagcagccagagctgtcagtctgcatggagcagccagagctgtcagtctgcaaggagctgccagtctgcaaggagctgccagtctgcaaggtgctgccagcctacatggagcagccagagctgccagtctgcatggagcagccagagctgccagtctacatggagcagccagagctgccagtctacatggagcagccagagctgccagtctgcatggagcagccagagctgtcagtctgcaaggagctgccagactgcaaggagctgtcagtctgtaaggagctgtcagtctgtaaggagttgtcagtctgcaaggagctgccagtctgcacaaaggcgccagagctgtcagcctacatggagcagccagagccgccagtcagcgtggagcagtcagagccgccagtcagcatggagcagccagatctttcagtctgccaggatccgccagtcagccagactctttcagatctgccagtcaaccagaatcttccagatctgccagtcaaccagactcttccggatctgccagtcggccaggatctgccagtcggccaggatctgccagtcggccaggatccgccagtcagccaggatctgccagtcagccaggatctgccagtcagccaggatctgctgagaccaccagccagccaggatctggtagatctatctacctgcctgagcttcctctcactcctgagctttctctcactcccgagctttctctcactcccaagctttctctcactcccgagcttcccctcagtcccaagctgcctcagtcccgagctgtccttcagtcccgatctgctcctcagtccagtggggttctgggtgaggactactaggccatggtcggcggcgagggtggactatccagggacgcgaggagaggggactaagacattgactaagtggggtccgcgtcccacgccggagccgccaccatggacagacgcccacccggaccctccctattgtttttaggtgcgttcgggagtccgcaccttaggggggggggggttctgtcacgccctggtcaaagtattttgtgtttatcttcatgtattgggtcaggccagggtgtggcatggggtttttgtattgtggtgtgttttgtcttggggttttggtgttggtattgggattgtagctagtggggtgatctagcaaagtctatggctgtctggagtggttctcaatcagaggcaggtgtttatcgttgtctctgattgggaaccatatttcggCAGCCAtatttgagtttgtcgtgggtgattgtccttagtggttttgttcctgtcgctgtgttagttgacacaagttataggctgtttcggttttcgttacgtttattattttgtagtgtttgtattgattcgtgtttacatttgttgattaaacatggatcgcaatttacaagctgcattttggtccgactctctttcacacctagaaaaccgttacacctgCCCACAGGAGATGCTTCATTGTTGCGTTCACTTCACCTGTCGCAGGTGGTGATGCTGCTCTTTACCACGTGACCTATTTGATGTTCATTGTTTTTGATAGGCTAGAAAGTATGCCAGCTATTTAGTAAAATGATTTTTAAACGGCAACAGAAAGACAACACAACAAAACAACCCGACAAGAGGAGCAAATTACTTCCGTCTTCTGGTTTCGTTATATATCTGGAACATGTtattgctgacaagcaaaacatttggGGACTATGTCATCAATGGACTAATGGAACAAAAAAAGTTTTCCTTAAAGTTTAACTGCAAGACTGAACAAGTGAAAAACGTTTGTAAAATGTAAAAAGATACGCTACTTACACAAGTAAGCGCCTAGCATTTATTGAAGTCCACATAGGTCTAAATGTGAATTAAATTAATCTgttaatttacaaaaaaatgttAACATACCAAAAGTGTTCATTTTCAAATACAAGAATAATCTACCTAATGTGTTGCACAATGTAAATGTATTGTCGGGCCACAGTTAAACCATTCATAGATGCTAACTGCTAAAGCGCCTATTGAATATAGTATCTTCTGGTTGGGGGAGTTTTGTTACGTTCCCCGACGCTCATTCTGAACGTTAAAACGCGTCACTTGTGGTACGGTTTTGGAAACATATGGAATATATCTTTCATATcagcgtttttttttttttttttctctcattagGGTTAATGTTCCCACACGGCCATATCTCCACGTTACATCACTTGTTTACGGGAGACCACCtatgctaattagctatctagcgagctccgaacacctgtgtggaagcgTAAGGGACACGCTCTTTTCACGCCACTTTGATACAAAGTAATTTCCCTAACCTTAACTtcagtctcctaacctgctacgttaattctcccacGTTAACCTGTTATGAAAAAGTCACTTCAGTATCGGAAGAAATATATATTTCACGTAAGTGTAACTTTGTAGTTTGTCAACTGGAGGCACACACAGTTTGTGGCTCTGTGCTAAACTGCTACAGTGAGTGTATCTTTATTATTAGAAAATTATTTCTCGCAGATATGAAAGATAAGGGTTGcaacatatataacatatatatttCGAAAAAGGTTTGAAAGCGATGATTATTGACGTTTCTAAAAGCGAAACAACGTCGGAATTGAAGTTGACATGGTGCTAACCGCTGAAAACCCTACTGACGGAGAAGAATGGTGTTCGAGAGCTAGGCGGCAGTGTGCAATTAGCAGAAACAGAAATCAGGTGTGCCAACTCTCACCCCAGTAACGTTATAATTCAACTAAGTAACCAACAGCAGCAAACAAACACTATTTTGCCCATATAGttgattattattaataataataggtGTATATAATAATGTTGTCCTGGCTAAAAATGCATTATgtagggatagggtgccatttgacattGCTGCCTTTGAGGCATTTGTGTGGCCCTCCTCTGTCCAGTCCACTCATACTTGCACATGGGTTTTGAGCCTTTGACACATTCTATTTAACATCTCCTAAAATCCCCATCCATTATCATTAATGGCCATTAATTTCTGCATTAATTGCAAGATAATTAGTTATTTATAATAGTATCCAGCAAATCTAAATATGAAACATGTATTCTGATGACGGGTTTATCATAGAAAATAGTTAATTGAGCCTCATTCCTGTATTTCCCTGTGTAACGCATAGTGTGTTCATGCTTACCTTTCCCATTGTGACTGTTTAGTTCGGACCGGACTAGGTAGCTAGCGTTACTGGACCTCTTTATAGACCCTGCAGGGATCAGGGCTTTGAAATTGTGGCACAAAGCTTTGTCGCGTCAGCACAATGTGCTCTACAGTCTACAGAATACTATAGGACTGGCCCACAGCAGCAGCTCTTTGTCTCTGTCAAAagcgctctctctatctctctctctatggaaaATACTATAACTGCACTTTCCCGAAGTCCCACAATAAGATTTGCCACATCTGCCTTTATTGGCATTGAGGTTAGCAATGtatagacagacagtcagagggaGAAAATGACTATGGCCTCCTAAACAGCTTTTGAATAGATTTGAATGTGTTGCAATGAGTTTCTGATTTGCAGTTAATTCAGTCAATGTTAGTTAATCAATGATATACTTAACAGTATATTTTGTATGTTGATTTGGTTGTGCTTATGACATGCTTGTTCACAACTGATTTGTCCAGAAAACCTTTAATGAGGGTGCAGACGACTTTTAGGGCATCTAATTTCCCTGTCTAATAACCATACAGTTTATCCAACACTTGCCAATTGCTGAAACTTAATTATCACCACACAAGGTAACTTTGTTATTGGTTTTTCCAATGATTTGAGATAAAAAGAAAATCACACAGAGAAGCCATGTTTAAAAACCAGCACGTTTAATCACTTTGTTACAGTCCATAGGTGAGAAGCTTACAGGCCACTCCTCATTCTCCTGAAGGAGCCCACCATGGGGTTGTGGCAGCCCCAATCACTGCAAGCCCTGTACTCGCCGGGGCGGAGGAAGTACTGACGACCCCTGTAGTTGGGGTGCTCATAGAATACCCAGTAGCCTTCCATGACATTGGAGGAGAAGATGTCACGGTGGCGGAAACGCTCGTACACGTTGGGGCAGTCGTCCATGAACTCCATCATGTGACCAGACATCTCGGGCCTGTTGTAGATCCTCATCCTGTAGGCTCCTCTGTACTGTTGGCGGAAGAGACAGAACGGCGGGCATAGAGAGGACAAGAAGGGATTTGGGGTAAAATTATCACAGCGGGTCACAGTAGAGTTTTTTTACACTGTGTGAATTAAGCAGAGGTAAACATACATACATTTCTACACATCGAATAATACCAGAGACTTGCTTCACTTAGAAACAGATTTTCAGTCAAACTGTTCAAAATAGAAGCATAAtatattttttcttaactgacaaAAACACTGAGCGATGATGAATAGAATGAAAATGAATAAaagtattttgggggggggggggtgtagcccATTCCTTTAAAAAATGACTGGATCTCCTTGTGGACTTCGCCACGGAGACTTTCATGCTTTGACTCCTCTCCTTATCTATCAATGACATCAAGAGGCTGGTGATTGATGCGGATTTCTAAAGCACTGTTTGATGTGTGGCAGGGTTAACCCTATCAGTTTGATTGACTTACGGGGGGGAACATCTGGCAGGAACGGATGCAGTTGTTGAAGCCCATCCAGTGGTGGTAGTCTGGGTACTCGCCCTGGTTCAGGATGTACTGGTAGCCGTTGAAGTTGGACTTCTCGTAGGCCACCCAGTGACCGCCGGTCACCCTGATAGAGTTACAGGAGTTGAAGTGCCTGAAGGTGTCGGCACAATCGCTGTTGCACTCATAATGACGGCCCTGGAAGTTGTGGCCTTCGTAAAAGATAATCTATGAAGAACAGAAATGTATAAAATTGTTTATATATAGAGTTATTTAGACTGAGTCAAGGATGATGATAGTAAAAGGCGAATGGCTTGACTGAAAGCAGTACTCGTGGATGTGGTTTTGATCGACCAATAGGggacacatttcactgcaccttttaTATATGCTGTAAACTATGTAAGTGAAGCAGGCAACTTCACTTTTGAGAAAGTTAATGCAAGGTACAACAGTTCAGTTTAAATTAGAAACCAACATTACTATACTAGTACTAGTATGGTCTCCATAGGTTAGTGCCCCAAATCTGAGATTTGAGAGCAGTTTTTTCTCCATTAATATTTTAAAGATGCGCAACTGTTTTTTTGTGTACAACATCATAcaattgtgtactacgtcattaATTTTGTGTAATATATTACGAAATGCTTTCTATGATATCATACAAATTTGATAAATCCAATTTGtgcaatatgttacgaatttgttgTGCTCCTGGAGTGCATCTAAGGATCTACGGGATTggtgtccctataccgggacgGTTGTTAATGTGACAAAaatgacgttgtaagtaacagcaaactttccaggacatagacatgtcttatatgggcagaaagcttacattcctgttaatctaactgcactgtccaatttacagtagctattacagtgacaaAATTGCCATGCAAtcgtttgaggagagtgcacaacaaccaAAATATTctatcacggcaactggtttgatacattcacccctgacggtaaataatgtacttacattcagtaatcttgctctgatttgtcatcctgaaggtcccag
This genomic window from Oncorhynchus gorbuscha isolate QuinsamMale2020 ecotype Even-year linkage group LG07, OgorEven_v1.0, whole genome shotgun sequence contains:
- the LOC124039246 gene encoding gamma-crystallin M2-like: MGKIIFYEDKNFQGRHYECSSDCAEMHNHFSRCNSIKVDSGCWVAYEKPNYTGYQYMLNKGEYPDYQRWAGFNDCIRSCRMVPPYHGNYRMNIYERSDFGGQNMEVMEDCPDLHERFHSRDISSANVIEGYWILHEHPHYRGRQYFLRPGEYRRHSEWGSSSPTIGSLRRVTEIP
- the LOC124039247 gene encoding gamma-crystallin M2-like — translated: MTLLEATVPPSSPPTMGKIIFYEGHNFQGRHYECNSDCADTFRHFNSCNSIRVTGGHWVAYEKSNFNGYQYILNQGEYPDYHHWMGFNNCIRSCQMFPPYRGAYRMRIYNRPEMSGHMMEFMDDCPNVYERFRHRDIFSSNVMEGYWVFYEHPNYRGRQYFLRPGEYRACSDWGCHNPMVGSFRRMRSGL